Proteins encoded within one genomic window of Humulus lupulus chromosome 1, drHumLupu1.1, whole genome shotgun sequence:
- the LOC133821268 gene encoding uncharacterized protein LOC133821268, producing the protein MSNLIISLLSKQLLTGENFPKWKSNINIVLIDDNSRFVMTEVCPDFHGDLSSKESREKYKCWLADNNKAKAYMLASMSNTLRTKLEDIETTYEFMERLHEMFVHKSGQARFEATKKYANDRMAPRIHVRDRFIKMTNYFQEAELHGVTINEESQVGLILNSIAPSFLPFTTNYLLNKLKYRMTQLMNELQMFKGINGGPSKGQDKKHVVALRSLLEKPT; encoded by the coding sequence ATGTCGAATCTCATTATCTCCCTTCTCTCCAAGCAACTTCTCACTGGAGAGAATTTTCCCAAATGGAAgtcaaacatcaacattgtgttgatcgaTGACAACTCTAGGTTTGTTATGACTGAAGTTTGCCCTGACTTCCATGGTGATTTATCTTCAAAAGAATCAAGGGAGAAGTACAAGTGTTGGCTCGCTGACAACAACAAAGCCAAGGCGTACATGCTAGCTAGCATGTCGAACACACTAAGGACGAAGTTGGAGGATATTGAAACTACCTATGAATTCATGGAGCGGCTTCATGAAATGTTCGTACACAAATCTGGACAAGCTCGTTTCGAGGCAACGAAGAAGTATGCTAATGATAGGATGGCGCCTAGAATTCATGTTCGTGATCGCTTCATCAAGATGACGAACTACTTTCAAGAGGCAGAATTGCACGGAGTCACCATAAATGAGGAAAGTCAAGTGGGGCTTATTTTGAATAGTATTGCTCCCAGTtttcttccattcaccaccaactacttACTAAACAAACTGAAGTACAGAATGACTcaactcatgaatgagcttcaaatGTTTAAGGGTATCaatggtggaccaagtaagggacaaGACAAGAAGCATGTTGTTGCTCTGAGGTCGCTCCTAGAGAAGCCAACTTAG